GTCGCTTCCTTTGAAATTGTTAATGCTTAATCCCACGCTTAGGCCAATTAGGAACAGTAATACTGACGAGCTCGCCGCAACACTCATGTAAATCATCCTTTTCGTGCAGTACTGGGCTAAGCAGCCTGGAAAAGATTCAACAATAGTTACTTCGCGGATACTGACAAGGGCTCCTGTATGCTGGTGACTTTATATGTTACAGAGCAATCGataattttctgtttgaaTACGCCAATGATTGATCAGAAACAATTATACGTATCGAACTACTTGTAGTTCAGGATGACTTTTGATATATTTACTTAGACgcaaattaaattctttcaaatcagATAAGATAAATCAGACAAGAAGTAATCAGgtgtaaaacaatttaaacaTAGTATTCAATAACTTTCAGATTACGTGAAATTCAATATCTAATTTcgcgatataattaaatatacatgttgcatgataattttaatcagGAGCGCTAAACCAAAAAGTTCATCGAACCGTAGAgagaatttttgtaattggATATATCAAATAACCCGCATTAACCTCACTAATAtcaaataatgtaataaatttgtaaatattattaaaaaatgatattatttatttattaatttcggtATGTTATTGAAGTGGAAAAATGTAAAGCAAAATGTTTACACGTTTAGTGATCTCTATTActagattaaattaaaaaaatatttatacctaAATatgattgataattttttacgtaattcTTTGTTATAAACTTCACAtggaggaagaaacgaaaaaagtgAGGATGCCGAAGTTGTTAGTTTGTATTTGATAACAATACCGTGATAGTTTGATAACAATGATGtaatacgtttctttttaatgttaCATACATGTTTCAGGAAGGAGTATTTTATACCGAGTTTAGGAATCATAGTACTAATAGtgcatatacatgtatatttacatactaatatttataaaattctattaaattacgCACAGGTTGTTTCCTTCACTAAACTGGCCAAACTAGTTTTATCGTACTCTCAATGAGCTCTCGTAAGCAACTGACTCGCTGAGAACCCTTTCAAATCGAATCTTTGCACGCACAGTAAACACAGAGGTCACTCAAAACCTAAGATATATCTCTTTGATTTGATTAGCTTAACCATGGACCTTTTAATTTCTTGGAGTTAagacatttaaatttaaagaattttcaaattaggaataattatatcatataaatttttaacgcaaattataattaaagttttaaattaataaattaattatttcttcaaattactCCAGTCattttaaatagtttaatGTTATTTGTGTAGCGTTTATCAAGTTTAAAAAGAcagtaattaatatacatcTTTACGAAGCtgcattattaaaatttattaagacaatataatgtatatagcACACGTGTACACATATAGCAGGTTGCTTTATTACATAATGgaatgatataatgtaatataataaacgtgTAATATATAGACATGTAATTTATTAGCAAATAGGATTAATTGTAGGAAGGATTTAATTACACGAAAATTTTCGAGTTCATTAACGTTTACAGTAGCGTAATGGAGATTTAGCATATGTGAGCAATAGCAAACGATCCAATGCGTCTGTACAATGATTAATTCACCCATAGTAGATGTAGAGTGGAACGTTTCTTCGGTGACACTATTCACTCTCATCTTCCGAAGATAACTCGTTCAGCTACGTCTTTAACGTGCAATTTCTGTTCACGCCACGCTATCTGCATATATAAGCGAACATAATAGAGTCCAATAGGTTACTCTTTCATACATTCCAGATTTTGCttcaagatatttattcatattccTGTTTGGATTCAAAGTTCGTACGTTGTTTTCTGTTTACTAAAGTATGTCGAGTGtcgtaaatatattacatactgCAGCAAAAAGATGGTAATGCTTCAGTTTTATGACTCTATAAAGGTATCAAGAGTAATAAACGTTGCATTAGTTGAGACAATAAGTACAGTATACTGCGTAACGTATTACGCGTGTTATATCACAGTAGCATCTGGTTTAATTTGCtagttacatttataaaaatgtaaaaataattgaagataataaataatttttttgtcattcgatcaattattataacattaaacgAATTGGCGAGTTGAATTTTGATGTAAATACTTGGATCAGTCAGTACTATCTTTTTGTTGCCATATGCAATGTACGATATAGAACTTgaaaaatagtataatttattgttttttttcataagaagaataaatagTTTTgggattattttttaatttctataaagatcatattatttatgtactcgatattttatgtaatattgacTAGTATATATGGATTGAATTgcagtaattaaatttcccgCACTTTCAATCACTGACTAGAAACAATGAAGGAAGTCACGTGATTTATAGATTTAGTAAGAACGCTTGCTGCGTGGATATGTTCAAAGTGATATTAGTGAAGcacaaaaaataagaataaaaatagttaataattttatgctaagtaacaaaaatattaaatattaatctaaaCACGGGTAAACATTTTTGATAACGCTTGAATCTAAGGTactaattgttaattaatgttataagtgtgttaatttttttaatacaggtaaaaataatgtacgacaaaattaattttcataatgaaTGCAATTCATAATgtgttttcatttcaaattaaatgCTATAGTTAGTATCctatttaatgaaacttttcaaataGGTATCAAATAACCTGTGAAAGTAGtttaaatgtaatacataAGGAAAGGAATAAACTAAATTGATAACAATGACGGAcactgtatataaatatatgaaaacaCAAAACAGACCTTATAGTATTAATGATTTAGTTTCAAATCTTCATAATGAATATGGTAAAACAGCTGTACAAAAAGCTATAGATAAATTGGTTGCTGAAggaaagatatttgaaaaagtaagatattcattattaatataaaaatacattaatttaacCAAAAGATTTTTGCATCAGGTTTATGGAAAACAAAAGATTTATTGTGCAGTGCAGGATACATCTCACGATATGGATGAATTAATGAGGATAAACAgagaattacaaaatcatGCTAATGAAGTTGAAAGCAAGTATCGAGAGCttcaagaagaaattaaagtacAGGAGGCTTTATTGTTATCTATAAAGTCTTCCATTACAATCGAAGAAGCAAAGAAACAGAAAGTTAAACTTAAAGAAAGAATTCAAGTATTGACAGATAAATTGGATAGTCTAATGGAAGCAAGTGGTACTGAAGATTTAACTGAAACCAAAAGAAAAGCAGAGGAAGCACTAAATGAATATTCACGTGAATATTCAAAACGGAAACGTCTATGTACTGATATTTTAGATTGTATATTGGATAACTATCCTAGTAGCAAAACAGAATTATATGAGGAAATAGGAATAgatctaaaaattgtttaatgacacgtgtattataaattttttaatgtaataaaatataaattgcacttaacattattaattttattttatttatatgtgaggtatatgtttgtatatgtatttgtatatatatttgtatatgtaataatatgtacatgtaataatttagattaatttatattttaagctATTTTCTAGTAACTGATAATTATTGTCATAAGTCACtttttgtgtaatttatagatttatttattataatagtttataaatgataaaattatttatttatatttgcagaTGGTAATATACATCTCTATGACTTACCGTAACATATGGATTTTAATGCTTTCATATTGTACTCTATGTGTGTTCTATTCATACACATTGTCActtgacaaaaattattattctacgtcatttatattactttaataaacatattattatgtaatattcaagtatcttcaatttatattttttatgcagaatatttttcctccattatttctgtttctctcaGCACATATCATTCATCAAGATATATCTATTGTaagagaaatagaatattttatataaaatataatggtGTATACAATTGTTATATAGAGACCTGCATTACATACTCCACCATAGGATTTTTTACATCAATCATTAACAGACATTAATTTTTCTGTCAGCAACTGTCTTATCACCGTGGTTTTTGATGATTCGTTATAAAGATATACTTAGCTGTATCTTCACTAAAATAAGTTATGCGAATTGATAcatgaatttcaattaatttaaaaagaagatttataTGGAGTGTATATTCGAAATTCCTATTAGCAAGAATAAGATTTGCGATatgctaataataattaatagttaatTATTAGAGACATATCTGTTTATCTAGCATCTGGGGTATATAGTAATTAATGTGACCAATGGAAACATTACAAAatctatttatatgtaaatgtagttaagagataataaaattagttgtTAAGGGATAATAGATCAATCCAGGATTGTTACATGGTAGTAGGTCTTAAATACAATAAAGtggtatatatttttttagaaaagccttataataaaaagaatattaataatataataaaggaATGAGAAAACTATAGttgatcattttattaaattgacattatacaaaaaaaagagacgagaaaattttctaaaatttgtctttcaaatatgtacatttgtatcacaatatattatatccaATTAATGAATACTgtctacaaatattaaattatcttttccCAATTATCAACActtaaacataataatataaaatataagtagTTGAAACATATCTATACTATCAGAGACAgtccaaaaataatttcagtatTCTTTTAAGGAAATTGTCTCAGTTTAGcgatttaatttgtataaaagatTCACAAAAATAAACTAGCAAAAAGGGAACGCACGGTTCCATCGTATAATCACCATTTATTTGCCTTGCGCTataattttcatgattttAGGGGAAGCTCGTTTTTGGCGTGCACTTGCGCGTTCGTACTAATACGCATGTATCGTATTTCTATCGTAACACAAAAGTCTCCCGCGCGATGCatcgaataaatatacgaTCAAATCTATCAGATACATTGATCGAACATTTTTGTTCGTACTCGACATATTCATAACTTCACACCTGTTGTCTGTACAAAGCTCCTGCGGTACTATCGTAAACAATTATCGTATCGCGGTATTATTGCAtcagaaaagaagaaagaaagaagacaagaaaaagagaagagaaagtaGAAAGGACGAAATTATACTCTGGGTAACACAGTGAGATTATGTAACtacttaataaattgaattacacATTCGTTTTTCATGTGGTTTCGACCGGGAGCGCATTTAAGAACTTGGTAAGATGTCCGTCTTTTAAAGATAATGCTGACCGAACGACATCGTAGATCACATGATTCGTCTAAGTCCCAATCTCCCAATGGAGAATATGGTCTGCTCGATGAGCTGAACGCGTGCTGAGTGCGCGCCGAGTGTTCGATGTCGGATCTGTGGTGGTCTCTGGATGCGTAGCCACGTGAACTCCTTAACGAACAGGAAGAACTACGTTCAAAGTTGCACATCAAGCGGCGCAGATCGTCTTTAGGGACGCGCAGCAGCGGCTTTTCACAGATTGCAAATGGCACAGCCATGTCCTCAGCCTGTCAATCAGCTCCGCGCAATCTGACCCCACGTCCGTGCACTCATCGTCCTCTGgttctaaaaagaaatataatcattaatataaaaaatttggtATTCACACTGGGATGTGATGTTTATTGTAGGTGTGAAAATATACGATTGAATTTAATGTGTAGATGGTTttacagaaaaaaaatttaaattagtaCGCTACTCGGAATTAGTAGTGTACTACTAACCAAccagtaatatttttctgtaagaGTGATTTCCAGGAGTtaagattttaaattaatatttttatgtggatatatagtttttatggtattaaaggaaatatttttagaattcaaatacgtgtgtgtgtttgttatatttgtttaaaaatgttaagaatAGCTGTCAGGAGTTTCAGGAATTTATGCACACCGTTAGTAAAGTAAGACACAAAACTCATTACTTAATAAAACTTGTATAACACTTTAAGAACATGATTGATGTTTATgtttaatgtataatatacaagtatatatgtataatgtacaaGTAAAGAAAATCTGATTCGATGAACCTGAAATGAATTCTAACAAATATGTTGATATAAAACATCCACCCAGAAGCCGAAAACAATTACTCCAATGAACAGAAAAAGACACCAAGaattcaaaatatacatttaacaCACAAGATTCGTTACCCAATGGAATAGCCGTAGTACATacatggaaatataaaaaaaaggaaaacaaacgTCGGTAAAGCTGTACagagaaacaaaagatattCACTGTCTCACAAGTGAATTGCACGAGTCAGACTACGAGGAACTCTGACGATGAAAAATGCGACATGTCAGTTTGTCACCATTTTAAATCACTTCGTAGCGTTTTAACGGCTACGCTGTTCATGAACAATGGTTACGATAAATGgttgaataaataaagtaaaatagcagagaagaaatagaagaacacctatgtataataacaaaaatacttaatttcatcgtatataaaataatgagaaagatgaagcaagaaaaatagaataaagcGAGAATAGacaagaaaattatatcgagACGATAACGTTTAATCAGATGatcgatagaaaaaataaagagaaggTTCTCGTAACTCGAGAAGAAAGCGAGTATCGTCGTCTTTTGATACAGATTTCTCTTACCGCGAGCATCGTTTTGAGGCCCGTTCTGATCCTTTTCGTCTGCTGTTGCTAACACCATGCTCACCGTACCCTTATGTCTGAACGGGCTAATTTTCGGATAATTCAGATCGTTGATCTTTGATATCGGACTAACTGTATAGTACGAATAATTCCTGGTAGTAGTACCACCAGCGTATCCGTTCTTACTATAACTAGCATCGTTACTAATATTTACTTTAGTCTTGTATTTATTGACGTACAAATAACTGGCAGTGGTGTAGGTATATTTGGTCGCCGGAGTAGTGGCGAACGATGTGACGCGTTTGTAAGGATTGCTCGTCGACGAGAAGAGATTCGACGACGGCGAGGAGTATTTGAATTTCGATTGTGGCGTGCTGTATGTCGTCGATTCCCACGGATACCTGTGTGACATAGCATTATGGGATTATCGAAGGGACGAGGTGATCTATTTGGATTACTCTCGAAAATTCGgaaaatatttgctatttGATTATACGTTCGCCAAACACGGGtgaaaattgttgtttattaAACAAAGTTGAGCATTAGAATCTTTGCAGTGCGTgttataatagtaaatatttgaacgacGATTTGGAAATGCATGTTGATTACCTGAAACATGTTTACtgattatgataataattacatattttgatAAACGGAACGAAGAGACATCGAAGTGTATTAATTCGATTATCTTatctgaataataattatttacatattaccaACTATAACGAATGCCACGAAATTATAGAtccttaaataatatttatgtaggtTTTACGTATATTCAGAATATTACCTGTAGTCTGTGTTGTTATATTGAGCATACAGAGGCCGATTGTGGGCTGTCGGGTTGAAACTGCTATCTCGGCGCACGTACGTTGGAATGTTTTGCGTATAATCTGGGATAATATTTTCGTGTTCGGCCACGCACTTTCCGTTTAGGCAATACTACAATTTTTAACAGGATCATAATCAACAGTTTGATAAAAAGGAagcagaataaaatattttttcccaattcttaatataaaatatatgttacaaattcGTCGTACGAATCACTTTTATTTGAATTGTTTACCTGACCGTCTCCGCAAGGAGAACCTTCAGCCGCTGGACGATATGCCACGCAATATCCTGAGCCAGCGTCAAAGCAAAATAGTTGAGCACAAACTCTGTCGTCTTTCTAAAACGTGAAATAATCGTTTCATTGACACAACACCAACGATGCAATGGATAAAAAAGATACACGTTGATTGACGTTGTAATGCAAAGCTTACGAAACAGGCGCTCGTTCCACGATCTTTCCGACATTGCGCATCCAACGAAAGAAGTTTCCCAGGTAAAACTCTAGGAAGAGCTTCGTCTTCGTGAGGTGCGTTGTACAAACACGTTGCTGTGTCGCCGCtagaatagaaatatcgaCTCAtcatttatttgcatataataatgaattcaAAAAGTATTAACAAAGTAGTaccaattattttaaaaaattaaggaagttaatttattctacggagatttaattgaaataatatcgaaGACAGAGGTTCATAAACCGACGAATGAATCATACTTTAAGAAATGATGAAACGACGATACGCTGCAATGGGACCACTTAAAGCCTTTCTCTGTGTGTCTGAGATCGCTCATAATGTAGCCATCCTCCCAACGACATTTTTCGGCTCCTGGTCCTCCGAGATAGCTAGGTGGCGGTGAGCCATCGTGAACTGCGCCCAGCCTACGATATTCGCATTTCAATGTCATTTTACGTCCCATTCaaatcaacatttttaacgcaaatcaatattatttttagggAACTACGGTTGCTACAAATTTGCAACAATTTGGcgaaaaacaaacaaatgtaaatgaaaacgTGAACTTTATTTGgtcgaagaaatttctttctacaaagcatgaaaaaatgaaacagtaatagactaaaaattaaaatcaaagttCACGGTAACCAGTTTTTACcactaatattaaataaaatgatttttctttaattttaatagcgAAAGATGGTCAcgtgaattttgattttaactTTTGGTCTAtctctgtttcattttttcataatttatagaaatcaaTGTTTTGAAAAGTAATGATGATTTCTATAGAatgttaatacatttttaaaaaaatcgaaaCAATCAGAATTGTCTTAGTGTCTCAGATTGAATTAGTGCtattgatgaaattttacaagttacaagGTACAAATTATCAATGTTAACAAAATCTCCTTGTATAACAGTAATAAGTTTgctaataaaacaaacaaaataaatgaaaaataaaataatctatctCTGACTGTCTTATAATATTTgagtaaaaattataaaattgtaaaagagaaGTTTACATTGTACAACTCGTAACTTATCAATTTACTCGTCAATTTAAATAACTAGAATTTACAACacgattttcgaattttctatagaaatgACAAAATATTCGGGCGATAATGGACTTACAAATGACCAACTTCGTGGGCTGCAACGATAATTCCGCTAAATCCGCCTGTGTCTTCGATAATAGCGACCGAATTCACCTTTTCCAGACGCTTATTCACGACACAAGCTCCACCCACATACGCGAATCCTGAATAAAGATACATGATCACTTTGGAACGTTTTCCATCCTTATGTACAGCgtgtaaaaatgttaattgaaATGTTAATGGCACTACTAATTTCGTTATTCGATATGGACTAACAAAAAAGCTGCATTTTTAGcaagttaaattaatattagtaatacGAAATACGCGAACGTATCTTCAATTTTGAGAatgtaaaataagaaagtaaaaacTCGTCCTCAATTTATTAGTCTATActatagtaatattattagcgTTATTACTTATACATggtagaagataaaaagatttaatcatttttaaagtAGTTTTAAAGTAAGTCAATATTGGcaaattcttattattatttcatttggaAATAAGTTATTAACAACATCATTAACAATAacaaatttgcaataaaatctGCTGAATATAATTgccattaaattaattaattgcagatcaaataaaatcatttatacAGTCAATTCTCGGTTTAATTCACGAtcgatgtattaaaatttaccacttaaataattaaaacctCAACGTCgtcaattaaatataaaatctccAATTGAAATGCCAACACATTTTCTCCTAATAACGAAACTCTATCGTGATTAGATAGCAAATGTGAATGTTCTAAAATAATCTGTCGTATTTAAAGCAAGGCCGAACTACATCACGATTCTGATCGATCTTAAATAATTGcatcgaatattatataatgttgaACCGACAATGCAAAAACGTGAATGTACATATCGTAATTGAATCATATAGAATAAGTGGATCAGTGGTGCAAGACAACAACGATATTTTGTAACTGTATTACGAACAACCACAACCCATGTTCTAAATCTAACACAATAGAGTATTACGAAACCTCTAGTATAGCGTGAGTCTTTTggaaagtacatatatattctaaACTATCGTTGAAAGTTGGCTGGATTAATGacttgaaatttgaatatactATAATCGAAGCCGCGATCGTACCGTGAAAGgaaattcaaattcgattATGAATGCACTATGTCGAAATAACAACTGTATCGTGATAATTCAAGTTTGTAGATATCGTAACGGAATCACGACTTGATCGCTAATATATAACTGCAGTTTGAAAGTGCTTACTGCAAGCAACCGTATTGCGATTGCATTGGCAACGTGAATTAAACTTGAATTATGAAATCATTTGGCTATCCATCAGATCGCGAAGATCGTCCATTCTCAAAAACGAAGACACGTTCTTTGGTAAGATGTTACCAGTACTGTTATTAGATACGAAATTCTAGCAAATATTTAGCGGCAGTATTaatctgtttaattaaatactcgTTTAGTAAGAGAAAGCTAGAAGATAACTTGGCTTTTTCTTAGATTGGCACGacgtttcttaaaaattttttacacaACTTTTTATACTCTTTTACAAAATGCCATGTAcattaaatacgtatttttaaaataattctaatatattgcgtataacgagAATCGAAAATGGTTTTGGTATGGCCGTGCCATTTCTTCAGTTTAGGTTTCATACGTTGCAGTAAAATTTGCACAATTGTTAAATAATGCCTTAACACGTCTTTTGAATatagttaaataaaacaatatgatACTATGCTCAAAAGAAGTATTAaggtattatttaataattgtgcAAATTTCATTGCAATATATGAAGGCTAAGCTAAGCTAAACAAATACGTATACATGAAACAgtattttcgttgaaaatgtCGAAAAATAGTACAAATTTGATGAATGAAATTTAGCTAATAACGGAGACATaatacgtttaatttattacaggAAGATTAAATGTAGTTTCAAATAACTCTGAATTAATCGTATAAATTTACTCTATTTGGCtactaaatgaaatttattataccgAATTTATTAATGTCTCCGAGATACAATCTGGATCATGTGGTCGAAACTTTTGTTTTCGTAGGAACTTTTTAAGAAACGAGTGCCCATTTGAGAAAGGATCGTAGCTGATTAATAGAGTAGCATGCAACTATTAATTTACGTCGATCGATTAACCGAGGCTTTCGAAATAACTTAAAACTTCATGTACCGTGAAGATCGATTCAAAGATCGTGTTCCCTCAACGAGAAGTTCCAGTGttggggaaaaaggaaaaatctcTGCGGTATTAATCTCTACGATATCCCTTTATTCGGCTTATTTTTCACTTCTAACGCGATTCTCGATCGCTTCGACTCGAATAAACTTACCAATCGTGGTCCTCGTCAGTAATGCAGCCAAAGAAACAAGAACGAGGTGTGAATGATTCAAAAGAACGACATAGCGAGCGTGAAGATGATAAGGATATACCGCCGTGTTAAGTCAAAAAGTCGCATCGGCACACTTTCGTTTAAATAGTAGCAGAAAAATAGTtcatctatatgtatattaaataagaaagtcgtatttgcattgaaaataaagatagaacaatttatatttcggTTGTTATGTGAAATCGATGCCTGGTTGTTAAATACTAAAAGTTATATGGTTCCCAAAACCATCTTTCGACCGGATACGCCTACTCGAATTAATACGGCAATATAAaagtagatatatttttcaaattattcttaGACCAACGAGGTACCATTAGGATCGAACGATCAGTTTGATAATATTCCGTGGTAAAGTGTATATAGAAAAGTAATTGCAAACGATCGATTGTACAAATGCCAAGGTCGTGTACGatttatgtacatacgtatgtacgtgaaacacaaacacacacacaaaatGGGAAACCGTAGCCACTGTGCAAAAAGTGAACGAACAGAGAAgatttaaaaacgaaaaattttcgaataagaaacttttttactttttgaacctcttttcttttctttattttttttttttcttttttgtttagGACAGGTATAATACCGCTTTCGTTTTCGCTCGTATATATACGTTCACAGTGAGAATCAGGAGAGTGAAAGACAGAGTGACAGTGTAAGTGAAGGAGAGAAAGGCATACTTGTATCCCAGACTAAGAAAAGTGAGATCCAGAAACAAGAAAACACGCGTGGCAAGCCGCGATAGAATGTTTCACGCTCAGCTCGAGGGAAGTTTTGATCGGTGTTTTTTGTCCagccgttttttttttctcgtgaTAATCAAGTTCAAACACAGAGTGAAGAAGTTCATTCAAGCTATTAGAGTGAAAACAAACAGGATAAGTATAGATAAAAGCAACGTAGACGAGCTTGAAATGCTATACTATTCGAGGTTTTCGCAAAACGCGGcattttcttggaaatataATTCCAGTGTTTTGCAGAggatattaatgtaataactAGTTTGAAgtaaaatcgaaacgaaatgaaGTTTCGATCGTAGATAGCAAATAGAATAAGTCGACGTTTAATTCAGTAcatgattaattaaatgtatgttaagaaattaaagttttttataatataatgcagtttcttgtatttttaatattgaatacTTCTTgagttattcaaaatattccattttaaaTCGCACAATAAATTTACGGTGTGATAAAAGTACATAGAATATCttcatcgaaaattaaaaatagcaaaaCACCGGAACAGATTCGTCCAA
This DNA window, taken from Bombus pyrosoma isolate SC7728 linkage group LG6, ASM1482585v1, whole genome shotgun sequence, encodes the following:
- the LOC122568539 gene encoding venom metalloproteinase 3 isoform X4, which encodes MTREEMLSVFHTGHESGNHVPTYEVIPVLHSMHKRSIEKPEIHLKAFGKDISLSLKPTEGLLTANHLPMWTVTKNASQPGGLHYEKVTNADVDIGDIYQDTTNMASILLHRDANGKVLVDGNIGAELVIRPLPDRILNEVVNKNSNLHGAELLPNVTRSKGNLKRTSHHVVYKKVTRPSGDEYSDFTLMEPDRLAKRYRSKRSVAARTKREAPYVIYPEILCIVDYDGYRLHGGDNVQIKRYFVSFWNGVDLRYKLLKGPKIRISIAGIIISRGRDATPYLERNRVGRDAIDSAAALTDMGKYLFRERRLPVYDIAVAVTKLDMCRRQYANDVCNRGTAGFAYVGGACVVNKRLEKVNSVAIIEDTGGFSGIIVAAHEVGHLLGAVHDGSPPPSYLGGPGAEKCRWEDGYIMSDLRHTEKGFKWSHCSVSSFHHFLNGDTATCLYNAPHEDEALPRVLPGKLLSLDAQCRKDRGTSACFKDDRVCAQLFCFDAGSGYCVAYRPAAEGSPCGDGQYCLNGKCVAEHENIIPDYTQNIPTYVRRDSSFNPTAHNRPLYAQYNNTDYRYPWESTTYSTPQSKFKYSSPSSNLFSSTSNPYKRVTSFATTPATKYTYTTASYLYVNKYKTKVNISNDASYSKNGYAGGTTTRNYSYYTVSPISKINDLNYPKISPFRHKGTVSMVLATADEKDQNGPQNDAREPEDDECTDVGSDCAELIDRLRTWLCHLQSVKSRCCASLKTICAA
- the LOC122568539 gene encoding venom metalloproteinase 3 isoform X5, translating into MTREEMLSVFHTGHESVPTYEVIPVLHSMHKRSIEKPEIHLKAFGKDISLSLKPTEGLLTANHLPMWTVTKNASQPGGLHYEKVTNADVDIGDIYQDTTNMASILLHRDANGKVLVDGNIGAELVIRPLPDRILNEVVNKNSNLHGAELLPNVTRSKGNLKRTSHHVVYKKVTRPSGDEYSDFTLMEPDRLAKRYRSKRSVAARTKREAPYVIYPEILCIVDYDGYRLHGGDNVQIKRYFVSFWNGVDLRYKLLKGPKIRISIAGIIISRGRDATPYLERNRVGRDAIDSAAALTDMGKYLFRERRLPVYDIAVAVTKLDMCRRQYANDVCNRGTAGFAYVGGACVVNKRLEKVNSVAIIEDTGGFSGIIVAAHEVGHLLGAVHDGSPPPSYLGGPGAEKCRWEDGYIMSDLRHTEKGFKWSHCSVSSFHHFLNGDTATCLYNAPHEDEALPRVLPGKLLSLDAQCRKDRGTSACFKDDRVCAQLFCFDAGSGYCVAYRPAAEGSPCGDGQYCLNGKCVAEHENIIPDYTQNIPTYVRRDSSFNPTAHNRPLYAQYNNTDYRYPWESTTYSTPQSKFKYSSPSSNLFSSTSNPYKRVTSFATTPATKYTYTTASYLYVNKYKTKVNISNDASYSKNGYAGGTTTRNYSYYTVSPISKINDLNYPKISPFRHKGTVSMVLATADEKDQNGPQNDAREPEDDECTDVGSDCAELIDRLRTWLCHLQSVKSRCCASLKTICAA